One window of Novipirellula aureliae genomic DNA carries:
- a CDS encoding HAD family hydrolase translates to MSNNPILPPIQGVALDMDGLLFDTERLYWQVGDEILRRRGFRFDEELQTRMMGRVGTAAMQQMIDMHKLDDSPERLLLESEDLFGALLVKDLQPMPGLAEWIDLLQRSKLPFGLATSSRRMFVDVILARSDWRGSLSFVLTGDDVVNGKPHPEMYQSAAAKMEIAPASMLVLEDSGNGCRAAVAAGAQTVAVPSEHTKTQDFGGAILIAESLRDPRLHALIK, encoded by the coding sequence ATGTCAAACAATCCCATTCTTCCGCCGATCCAAGGCGTTGCGCTCGATATGGATGGGCTTTTATTTGATACCGAACGTTTGTACTGGCAGGTAGGTGACGAGATACTCCGACGGCGAGGGTTCCGCTTTGATGAGGAACTGCAAACGCGGATGATGGGCCGCGTTGGCACCGCAGCGATGCAGCAGATGATCGACATGCACAAGCTCGATGACTCACCTGAACGTTTGCTTTTGGAATCGGAAGACCTGTTCGGAGCGCTGCTCGTCAAGGATCTTCAGCCGATGCCAGGTTTAGCCGAGTGGATCGATCTGCTCCAGCGGTCTAAATTGCCTTTTGGGTTGGCCACCAGTAGTCGGCGGATGTTTGTCGACGTGATTTTGGCCCGCTCCGATTGGAGGGGCTCGTTATCGTTTGTCTTGACCGGGGACGATGTCGTCAACGGAAAACCCCATCCCGAGATGTATCAATCGGCGGCTGCAAAGATGGAAATTGCCCCCGCGTCGATGCTGGTCTTAGAAGACAGCGGCAACGGGTGCCGCGCCGCCGTTGCAGCGGGGGCTCAGACCGTGGCGGTACCGAGCGAACATACGAAAACGCAGGACTTTGGTGGAGCGATCTTGATTGCCGAATCGCTACGTGACCCAAGATTACATGCTCTAATCAAGTAG
- a CDS encoding SDR family oxidoreductase has product MTKSLEKLRGRLCLVTGGAGFIGSHLVDLLRGAGARVRVLDNFSTGFEDNLKHTQLDKDVELVRGDASDSGDVSIAMKGVDYVFHHAAMASVPRSIREPGLCHAWCATSTVELLQAAASGGAKRFVLASTSAAYGDSPFVSKRETDPTDPLSPYASAKLAAEAYCKAFGRSFDIETVVLRYFNVFGPRQDPQSEYSAVIPRFVAKILANEKPIIYGDGQQSRDFVFVRDVATANLLAATVPEAAGGTFNIGRGQQTTLLELLSTLRDILQQGIDPVHEPARVGDVRDSLADINVARNRLGFEPAVGIEEGLRLSIDYYRQLVSKAN; this is encoded by the coding sequence ATGACGAAATCTCTTGAAAAGCTCCGCGGTCGTTTGTGTTTAGTCACGGGCGGGGCGGGGTTCATCGGCTCGCACCTGGTCGATCTGTTGCGTGGTGCAGGAGCTCGAGTCCGTGTACTCGACAACTTTAGCACCGGATTCGAGGACAATTTGAAGCACACTCAATTGGACAAGGACGTCGAATTGGTTCGCGGCGACGCATCGGATTCTGGCGATGTCTCCATTGCGATGAAGGGTGTCGATTATGTGTTTCACCATGCGGCGATGGCGAGTGTGCCACGAAGTATTCGCGAGCCGGGGTTGTGTCACGCATGGTGTGCAACCAGTACGGTGGAGCTCTTGCAAGCGGCAGCTTCGGGTGGTGCGAAACGATTCGTGTTGGCTTCGACCAGTGCCGCTTATGGTGATTCACCATTTGTTTCGAAACGAGAAACAGACCCGACCGATCCGTTATCGCCATACGCATCGGCAAAGTTAGCGGCGGAAGCCTACTGCAAAGCGTTTGGGCGTAGCTTTGATATCGAAACGGTTGTGCTCCGTTACTTTAACGTCTTCGGTCCTCGCCAAGATCCTCAAAGCGAATACAGCGCTGTGATTCCTCGGTTTGTCGCCAAGATTCTGGCGAATGAAAAGCCGATCATTTACGGGGATGGTCAACAATCGCGTGACTTTGTTTTTGTACGTGATGTTGCCACCGCCAATCTGTTGGCTGCAACCGTTCCTGAAGCAGCGGGTGGAACATTTAATATCGGACGGGGGCAACAAACAACCTTGCTTGAATTGCTAAGTACCCTGCGAGATATATTACAGCAGGGAATCGATCCGGTTCACGAACCCGCTCGCGTGGGCGACGTCCGCGATTCTCTTGCCGACATCAACGTTGCGCGAAACCGGTTGGGATTCGAGCCTGCCGTCGGGATAGAAGAAGGGCTACGGCTTAGTATCGACTATTACCGACAATTGGTCTCGAAAGCCAACTGA
- a CDS encoding prenyltransferase/squalene oxidase repeat-containing protein — MDAEPDNRALDTRIDEATAKGIEFLKSRGQADDGSFSGETGVAVTALCVNAILTHRPQAINDPAIQKALAYIEKRIQSDGGIYAEGSYYRNYETSVSVSALISANRDGKYDSVLKRAESFLKGLQWDESEDIEPSAPEYGGAGYGSHKRPDLSNTSFFIEALHELGNGPDDEAIQKALKFVVRTQNLADEGNDTEFANKVNDGGFYYTPAAGGQSQAGEAVGGGLRSYGSMTYAGLKSMIYAGLTPDDPRVQAAMTFIRDHYTLETNPGMGHAGLYYYYHTFAKALDAANVEIIDDADGNPRVWRKDLVDQLLGEQLADGSWVNNESDRWMEGDRQLVTAYVLLALAHCRQ, encoded by the coding sequence ATGGATGCGGAGCCCGACAATCGGGCGCTCGATACGCGGATTGATGAGGCGACGGCGAAAGGGATTGAGTTTCTGAAGAGTCGCGGCCAGGCGGATGATGGTTCGTTTAGCGGCGAAACGGGCGTGGCTGTCACGGCTTTGTGCGTCAATGCAATCTTGACGCATCGTCCACAAGCGATCAACGATCCCGCGATTCAAAAGGCCCTCGCCTACATCGAAAAGCGAATCCAAAGTGATGGCGGTATCTATGCGGAGGGGTCGTACTACCGAAATTACGAGACGTCGGTCTCCGTCAGTGCTTTAATTTCCGCCAATCGTGACGGAAAATACGACAGTGTGCTCAAGCGTGCCGAGAGTTTTCTGAAGGGATTGCAGTGGGATGAAAGTGAGGACATTGAACCGTCGGCCCCAGAATACGGGGGTGCTGGTTATGGTAGTCACAAGCGGCCCGACTTGTCCAATACATCGTTTTTTATCGAGGCACTGCATGAACTCGGCAACGGACCCGATGACGAAGCGATCCAAAAGGCGTTGAAGTTTGTTGTTCGCACGCAAAATTTGGCGGATGAGGGGAACGACACGGAATTTGCCAACAAAGTGAACGATGGAGGGTTTTACTACACACCGGCGGCGGGCGGGCAAAGTCAAGCGGGTGAAGCGGTCGGTGGTGGCTTGCGAAGCTACGGGTCGATGACGTACGCAGGGCTAAAGAGTATGATTTATGCTGGATTGACCCCCGATGATCCTCGCGTGCAAGCCGCCATGACGTTCATTCGTGATCACTACACGCTGGAAACGAATCCTGGCATGGGGCACGCGGGTTTGTATTATTATTACCACACCTTTGCGAAAGCACTGGATGCCGCCAACGTTGAAATCATCGACGATGCCGACGGCAATCCAAGAGTTTGGCGCAAAGATTTAGTCGATCAATTGCTTGGCGAACAATTGGCCGATGGGTCATGGGTAAACAATGAAAGTGATCGTTGGATGGAAGGCGATCGTCAACTTGTTACAGCTTATGTTTTATTAGCACTTGCACATTGTCGCCAATAG
- a CDS encoding SMC-Scp complex subunit ScpB, producing the protein MSSHLNGKSDQDSDREVDSDREVDSDRESEEELSLDDLGAAYARAAAKHDPDAFASIDPASEASATDDELADELAALPDPSFEEDELVTPEAIIEGALFVGHPENKSLSEQRLASLMREVAPEEVVALIDQLNESYRQADQALRIVRSDEGYRMTISPQQEKIRRSFLGKVRETKLTQGLIEVLALVAYQNGITAQKLMDQRGRDCGPLLNQLVRRQLLSIERKAPSEGGKAIPHYYTTERFLVLFELESLDDLPQVEEGLRGVT; encoded by the coding sequence ATGAGCAGTCATTTGAATGGCAAATCCGATCAAGATTCCGATCGGGAAGTGGATTCCGATCGGGAAGTGGATTCCGATCGGGAGAGTGAAGAAGAGCTTTCATTGGACGATCTTGGGGCTGCCTACGCTCGTGCCGCCGCCAAACATGATCCGGACGCATTTGCATCGATTGATCCGGCGAGCGAAGCGTCCGCTACCGACGATGAATTGGCCGACGAACTCGCCGCTCTACCAGATCCATCGTTCGAAGAAGACGAGTTGGTGACGCCCGAAGCGATCATCGAAGGTGCTCTTTTCGTCGGCCATCCTGAGAACAAATCACTCAGCGAGCAGCGACTTGCGTCGCTGATGCGGGAGGTCGCTCCCGAAGAGGTGGTTGCATTGATCGATCAACTCAATGAATCCTACCGTCAAGCGGACCAAGCGTTGCGAATCGTCCGCAGCGACGAGGGATACCGGATGACGATATCGCCCCAACAAGAGAAAATTCGTCGGTCTTTCCTAGGCAAAGTTCGCGAAACAAAATTAACTCAGGGCTTGATCGAGGTCTTGGCGTTGGTTGCCTACCAAAACGGGATCACTGCACAAAAGTTAATGGATCAACGAGGCCGAGATTGTGGGCCGCTGCTCAATCAACTAGTCCGTCGTCAACTGCTAAGCATCGAACGTAAAGCACCATCGGAAGGGGGGAAAGCAATTCCCCATTACTATACAACGGAACGTTTTCTCGTTCTCTTCGAGCTGGAGTCGCTTGACGATTTGCCGCAAGTAGAAGAAGGTCTTAGAGGTGTCACCTAG
- a CDS encoding adenylate/guanylate cyclase domain-containing protein, which produces MLDLIAQGPAASDRWRRPLPEPTSGREISLGRSESDWIVPWDGMISRKHVKLRTLADKQLEVVRSMSARNAVFYRGQQNQRFKLSVGEHFVIGETTFTFANRPGVVTPDGIDPNNNDPASRSLSEHAYNHTELRERKFRDGASRIEMLTFLPDLITSSEADEELLVRMTNVLLQATPSATSVAIVSLGDSSPGAFANRSPNRSAVEVLHYDSRNLNLRDAAVSTKLVQNAITKGESILQIWSHPSKPIDSAPKQEPDQEMGQETAWPAYTTQEGVDWAYCVPLRSEACRGWGIYVSGEFLTNPGPEELQDDLKFAELVGSMVANLRQSHRLERRQAAIRQFFAPVVMDALARRVPDEVLAPRETMLTVMFSDLRGFSRRSEQHADALLELLGRVSESLGLMTRAILETGGVIGDFHGDAAMGFWGWPLEQSDRALRAARAAMQIRHQHASKDNGSDLLQYGIGIASGPAVAGQIGTADQVKVTAFGPVVNLASRLEGLTKSFGVNVIVDQATVNALADSAESDFQFRRLARVRPAGFSQAFDLFELLTPLVASAGQNRAFSAKERMEYEKSLLLFIKGDWAQAQVGLEPLAVHDSASRLLLRFIEGQNAIAPDDWSGAIDIGKN; this is translated from the coding sequence ATGCTCGATCTGATTGCCCAAGGCCCTGCCGCTTCTGATCGCTGGCGACGTCCGCTTCCGGAACCGACATCAGGACGAGAGATTAGTCTGGGGCGGTCCGAGAGCGATTGGATCGTTCCTTGGGATGGAATGATCTCGCGCAAACATGTCAAGCTGCGAACACTAGCCGATAAACAACTTGAAGTCGTTCGCAGTATGTCGGCACGCAATGCCGTTTTTTATCGTGGTCAGCAAAACCAGCGATTTAAGCTAAGCGTGGGCGAGCACTTTGTGATCGGTGAAACCACGTTCACGTTCGCCAATCGGCCTGGAGTGGTAACGCCGGATGGCATCGATCCGAATAACAATGATCCGGCATCGCGTTCACTTTCTGAACACGCCTACAATCATACGGAACTGCGTGAACGGAAGTTTCGTGATGGTGCATCGCGAATCGAGATGCTTACCTTTCTGCCCGACTTGATAACCAGCAGCGAAGCGGATGAGGAATTACTGGTCCGGATGACCAACGTGCTCCTTCAAGCGACACCCTCGGCCACGTCGGTTGCAATTGTTTCGCTCGGAGATTCGTCTCCTGGCGCTTTTGCAAACCGCTCGCCGAATCGTTCCGCTGTCGAGGTCCTGCACTATGACAGCCGCAATCTGAACTTGCGAGATGCTGCCGTCAGTACAAAGTTGGTACAAAACGCGATCACGAAGGGCGAGTCCATCTTGCAAATCTGGTCCCATCCATCCAAACCGATTGATTCGGCGCCCAAGCAGGAGCCCGATCAGGAGATGGGTCAGGAGACCGCTTGGCCAGCCTACACGACTCAGGAAGGTGTCGACTGGGCCTATTGTGTACCGCTTCGATCGGAGGCTTGCCGTGGATGGGGGATTTATGTCAGCGGCGAATTCTTGACAAACCCAGGTCCTGAAGAATTGCAAGACGACTTAAAGTTCGCGGAATTAGTTGGCTCAATGGTTGCCAATCTCCGCCAAAGTCATCGTCTTGAACGGCGCCAAGCCGCGATCCGCCAATTCTTTGCACCTGTCGTCATGGACGCGCTGGCCCGGCGTGTTCCCGACGAGGTTTTAGCTCCACGTGAAACGATGTTGACGGTGATGTTCAGTGATCTACGTGGATTTTCGCGGCGAAGCGAACAGCACGCCGACGCGCTTTTGGAATTGTTGGGGAGAGTCAGCGAATCATTGGGATTGATGACTCGAGCGATTCTCGAAACGGGCGGAGTGATTGGGGACTTTCACGGTGATGCTGCGATGGGATTCTGGGGATGGCCGCTTGAGCAATCTGATCGTGCCCTGAGAGCCGCACGGGCGGCGATGCAAATCCGCCATCAGCACGCATCGAAAGACAACGGCAGCGATTTGCTGCAATACGGCATCGGCATCGCAAGTGGTCCAGCGGTCGCAGGCCAAATCGGCACCGCCGATCAGGTCAAGGTGACCGCTTTTGGGCCAGTCGTAAACTTGGCGAGCCGTTTGGAAGGGTTGACGAAGAGCTTTGGAGTCAACGTGATCGTCGACCAAGCGACGGTCAACGCGTTGGCTGATTCCGCCGAAAGTGATTTCCAATTTCGCCGACTCGCACGCGTCAGGCCAGCGGGATTCTCTCAGGCATTTGACCTGTTTGAGCTCTTGACGCCGTTGGTTGCGAGTGCGGGTCAGAACCGGGCATTTTCCGCAAAGGAACGAATGGAATATGAAAAGTCGCTATTGCTCTTCATTAAGGGCGATTGGGCACAAGCCCAGGTTGGATTGGAGCCTTTGGCGGTTCATGATTCCGCGAGCCGACTATTGCTGCGATTCATTGAGGGACAAAATGCAATCGCCCCCGACGATTGGTCGGGGGCGATCGATATTGGAAAAAATTGA
- the aroH gene encoding chorismate mutase: MTACRGVRGATTVDIDDRHEILKATRQLLALMIRQNGIDSSDLANAQFTVTEDLRAEFPALAARQLGWVEVPMICGYEISVDGSLEKCIRVMLLWNTDKEQSEIQHVYLHNAKRLRPDLAEYPPIDFAELEEWIQDHLQENPAPPSSS; this comes from the coding sequence ATGACCGCATGCCGTGGAGTTCGAGGAGCGACAACCGTTGATATCGATGACCGCCATGAAATTCTCAAGGCGACTCGACAACTACTTGCTCTGATGATTCGTCAAAATGGGATCGATTCGAGTGACCTTGCCAATGCCCAATTTACCGTCACCGAAGACCTGCGAGCCGAGTTCCCGGCACTGGCTGCGCGGCAACTCGGGTGGGTAGAAGTCCCGATGATCTGCGGCTATGAGATCTCCGTCGATGGTTCGCTTGAAAAATGTATACGAGTCATGTTGTTGTGGAATACCGACAAGGAGCAGTCCGAGATCCAGCACGTCTATCTACACAACGCGAAACGCCTGCGTCCTGATCTGGCCGAGTACCCCCCCATCGACTTCGCGGAACTCGAAGAGTGGATCCAAGACCATTTGCAGGAAAACCCCGCGCCGCCTTCGAGTTCGTGA
- a CDS encoding sigma 54-interacting transcriptional regulator, whose translation MKICSGPEKGRQFSLDENRPMHIGRGKSCEIMLTDPISSRFHAVVYFDESGWQLRDTSSRNGTMVNGQKTDHARLIHTNTVTIGSTELELIEEDSGPGGSESEETNLTETYSVEDFKTEKSWLAEAEDPISTVAATGHLIDLYSLSLSLLRCRDSDGVIDTLLELLRDRTEADIVGLTFDSGDNQFKPRRVLPAGSEGSVIIEKSLVRRIVSDGEAIWIGDRTCGQKNRSRSKGIDFEVDRIDDNWADIIYAPLVCDGSNLGVLHLYRRTPKFTQAHFELVVAASRLLAVGLSQAFERDSLKAERKRIADRNADSDEMIGSSPIMVKLKERIGRVAAASGSVLIRGESGSGKELVARAVHRASRRAKRPMLTVNCAAIPHELIESQLFGHRKGSFTGADKDHIGWFQQAHSGTLFLDEIGELTLEGQAKLLRILEGHPFLPVGATEEVLVDVRVIAATNRDLAEFVREKRFREDLFYRLSVFELFVPPLRDRGDDIDSLVSHFLDHFRRQHGRPSLALTEEARHRLLQYAWPGNVRQLRNVIDSAVVMADDPAIEASDLGLRDAGLSRLDTLRIDEWEKRLIRKAIERTSGSIPEAAKLLGISRATAYRKLAEYEIER comes from the coding sequence TTGAAAATTTGCAGTGGCCCCGAAAAGGGACGCCAGTTCTCGCTCGACGAGAATCGACCCATGCATATCGGTCGCGGCAAAAGCTGCGAAATCATGTTGACCGATCCCATTAGCAGCCGCTTTCACGCCGTCGTCTATTTCGATGAAAGCGGTTGGCAATTACGCGATACAAGCAGCCGCAACGGGACGATGGTGAACGGTCAAAAGACGGACCACGCTCGTTTGATCCACACGAATACCGTCACGATTGGATCGACAGAACTTGAACTTATCGAAGAGGATAGCGGGCCGGGCGGCAGCGAGTCCGAAGAAACGAACTTGACGGAAACGTATAGCGTCGAAGATTTCAAGACTGAGAAGAGCTGGCTCGCCGAGGCCGAAGATCCAATCTCGACCGTCGCGGCGACCGGCCATCTGATCGACCTTTATAGCCTAAGCCTGAGTCTACTTCGTTGTCGCGATTCCGATGGAGTCATCGACACACTGCTTGAACTGTTGCGGGATCGAACGGAAGCGGACATCGTCGGTTTGACGTTTGATTCGGGAGACAATCAATTCAAACCGCGCAGAGTCCTGCCCGCTGGTTCCGAAGGATCGGTTATCATCGAAAAGTCTCTGGTGCGACGAATTGTTAGTGATGGTGAAGCAATTTGGATAGGCGATCGGACGTGTGGCCAGAAAAACAGGAGTCGTTCGAAGGGGATCGATTTCGAAGTCGATCGTATCGATGACAATTGGGCTGACATTATCTACGCTCCGCTCGTTTGTGACGGCTCCAACTTAGGTGTTCTACACCTTTACCGCCGAACACCCAAATTTACGCAAGCTCATTTCGAATTAGTCGTGGCTGCTTCAAGACTGTTGGCGGTAGGGCTAAGCCAAGCCTTTGAAAGAGACTCTCTCAAGGCAGAGCGGAAGCGTATCGCCGACCGCAATGCCGACTCCGATGAAATGATTGGTTCAAGTCCCATTATGGTGAAATTGAAGGAACGCATCGGTCGAGTGGCGGCGGCGAGTGGCTCCGTTTTAATTCGTGGCGAGAGCGGGTCCGGTAAAGAGTTGGTCGCCCGAGCCGTCCATCGAGCAAGCCGCCGGGCGAAACGCCCCATGTTGACGGTCAATTGCGCTGCGATTCCCCATGAGCTAATTGAAAGTCAACTGTTTGGGCATCGCAAAGGCTCCTTCACCGGTGCCGACAAAGATCATATTGGATGGTTCCAACAAGCCCACAGTGGCACATTGTTCCTCGATGAAATTGGTGAATTGACGCTGGAAGGGCAAGCGAAATTACTGCGGATTCTTGAAGGACATCCCTTTCTACCCGTCGGTGCGACCGAAGAGGTGTTGGTCGATGTTCGCGTCATCGCAGCAACGAATCGAGACCTGGCCGAGTTCGTGCGTGAGAAACGATTTCGCGAAGATTTGTTTTATCGATTGAGCGTCTTTGAATTATTCGTTCCTCCACTACGAGACCGAGGCGACGATATTGATTCTTTGGTTAGCCATTTTCTGGATCATTTTCGCCGTCAACATGGCCGACCCTCTTTGGCTTTGACCGAAGAGGCTCGCCATCGACTGCTGCAATATGCTTGGCCCGGGAACGTTCGCCAGCTTCGCAACGTGATCGATAGTGCCGTTGTGATGGCCGACGATCCCGCCATCGAAGCATCGGACCTTGGACTTCGTGACGCGGGGCTTAGCCGACTCGATACGCTGCGAATCGACGAATGGGAAAAACGACTTATTCGAAAAGCGATTGAGCGAACGAGTGGCAGTATCCCTGAAGCTGCGAAACTACTTGGTATTAGTCGTGCGACCGCCTATCGAAAGTTAGCCGAGTATGAAATTGAACGTTAA